From the genome of Streptomyces sp. V1I1, one region includes:
- a CDS encoding DUF6381 family protein: MSVAGESGGRAQQMRQKAQEMEQAAERVTDPEERQRLKEKARRLKEQSEQERGMGAGDIDPML, translated from the coding sequence ATGAGCGTTGCAGGCGAGTCTGGCGGTCGTGCCCAGCAGATGCGTCAGAAGGCGCAGGAGATGGAGCAGGCCGCGGAGCGTGTCACAGACCCGGAAGAGCGTCAGCGGCTGAAGGAGAAGGCCCGTCGTCTCAAGGAGCAAAGCGAGCAGGAACGCGGCATGGGCGCCGGCGACATCGACCCCATGCTGTAA
- a CDS encoding Gfo/Idh/MocA family protein — protein sequence MRVGLIGAGALGALHAVNLASVPDCRLLAVASEQVSPAALDAVRSTGADEVGVEEVLDPEHVDAVIIATPTDTHAYYALLAINAGLPVFVEKPLARTPAEARMVRDRAAAQGVKLAVGHVVRYFPEYAVARDLVRDGELGTPSVARLARLNTAPAGVGKWYGDVARSGGVLLDMAIHDVDWCLWTFGPAARVYAVSAGGPDGPVIALTIRHAAGTISYIDASWREESFTTRLEVAGTQGLYRADGSGSAGFASARGDARTYLPPASASDDPYVMELRAAIDWFRGGPPPRATVADACDAVEVIEAAQRSIDTGRPIALEGALA from the coding sequence ATGCGAGTAGGTCTCATCGGCGCGGGCGCTCTGGGCGCCCTCCACGCGGTGAACCTTGCATCGGTGCCGGACTGCCGGTTGCTGGCTGTCGCTTCGGAGCAGGTCTCGCCCGCCGCTCTGGATGCTGTCCGCTCCACAGGCGCCGACGAAGTGGGTGTTGAGGAAGTCCTCGACCCGGAGCATGTCGACGCGGTCATCATCGCGACGCCGACGGACACGCACGCCTACTACGCGCTCCTTGCGATCAACGCCGGACTGCCGGTGTTCGTCGAGAAGCCGCTTGCGAGGACGCCTGCCGAGGCGCGCATGGTCCGCGACCGTGCCGCCGCCCAGGGTGTGAAGCTGGCTGTAGGGCACGTCGTGCGGTACTTCCCCGAGTACGCCGTGGCTCGGGACCTGGTCCGGGATGGCGAGTTGGGCACCCCGTCCGTGGCCCGTCTGGCCCGGTTGAACACAGCTCCGGCAGGTGTCGGCAAGTGGTACGGCGACGTGGCCAGGAGCGGCGGTGTCCTGCTCGACATGGCGATCCACGACGTCGACTGGTGCCTGTGGACTTTCGGTCCGGCCGCCCGTGTGTACGCGGTATCAGCAGGTGGCCCGGACGGCCCCGTCATCGCCCTGACCATCCGTCATGCAGCTGGCACCATCTCGTACATCGACGCGAGCTGGCGGGAGGAATCCTTCACCACCCGCCTCGAGGTGGCCGGCACACAAGGCCTCTACCGCGCGGACGGTTCCGGAAGCGCAGGATTTGCGTCCGCACGCGGCGATGCGCGGACGTATCTCCCCCCGGCGTCGGCGAGCGACGATCCCTATGTGATGGAACTGCGGGCGGCGATCGACTGGTTCCGCGGTGGGCCGCCGCCGCGCGCCACCGTCGCCGACGCGTGCGACGCCGTCGAGGTCATCGAGGCTGCCCAGCGCAGCATCGACACCGGTCGCCCCATCGCCCTGGAAGGAGCCCTGGCGTGA
- a CDS encoding alpha/beta fold hydrolase, whose translation MTPTIPGFDYRRVPVADDVALNVAVAGSGSPIVLLHGFPQTHLMWRHVAVDLAADHTVICPDLRGYGASDKPADTADTDGTIYSKRTMAADIIALAHALGHERFALAGHDRGALVAIRAGLDHPEAITHLASLDVLPTLDMWDVMRGTGAAVGFHLYLMAQPPGLPEQMIHATADAFFGHFLDIWTHNPQAIPAELRATYLAESRAAVPSIVADYRASAGIDVEHDRADRDAGNQLRMPVTVLQQDWGAALGFDATALWNAWAPDLQHTTVACGHFMAEEAPADVVKAIRDLLARC comes from the coding sequence ATGACACCGACCATCCCCGGCTTCGACTACCGGCGGGTCCCCGTCGCCGACGATGTCGCGCTCAACGTTGCCGTCGCAGGATCCGGCAGCCCGATCGTGCTGCTGCACGGTTTCCCGCAGACCCACCTGATGTGGCGGCACGTGGCTGTCGACCTCGCGGCCGACCATACGGTCATCTGCCCCGACCTGCGAGGCTACGGCGCCAGCGACAAGCCCGCCGATACGGCCGACACCGACGGGACCATCTACTCCAAGCGCACCATGGCCGCGGATATCATCGCGCTCGCCCATGCGCTGGGCCACGAGCGTTTCGCTCTGGCGGGGCACGACCGGGGTGCCCTGGTCGCTATCCGCGCCGGCCTCGACCACCCCGAAGCAATCACCCACCTCGCCTCCCTCGACGTGCTGCCCACGCTCGACATGTGGGACGTCATGCGCGGCACCGGCGCGGCCGTCGGCTTCCACCTCTACCTGATGGCCCAGCCGCCCGGCCTGCCCGAGCAGATGATCCACGCCACAGCGGACGCCTTCTTCGGCCACTTCCTCGACATCTGGACGCACAACCCACAGGCGATCCCGGCCGAGCTACGCGCCACCTACCTGGCAGAGTCTCGCGCCGCCGTCCCCTCCATCGTCGCCGACTACCGGGCCTCCGCCGGCATCGACGTCGAACACGACCGGGCCGACCGCGACGCCGGGAACCAGCTGCGGATGCCGGTGACCGTTCTCCAGCAGGACTGGGGCGCGGCCCTGGGCTTCGACGCCACCGCACTGTGGAACGCCTGGGCACCCGACCTGCAGCACACCACCGTCGCCTGCGGCCACTTCATGGCCGAGGAAGCCCCCGCCGACGTCGTCAAGGCCATCCGAGACCTCCTCGCCCGCTGCTGA
- a CDS encoding cold-shock protein, whose amino-acid sequence MATGTVKWFNADKGFGFIQQDDGGPDVFVHFSAIQTTGFKELQEGDKVEYDVTQGPKGPQAEQVHRR is encoded by the coding sequence ATGGCAACAGGCACTGTGAAGTGGTTCAACGCCGACAAGGGCTTCGGCTTCATCCAGCAGGACGACGGCGGCCCGGACGTGTTCGTCCACTTCTCCGCCATCCAGACCACCGGCTTCAAAGAGCTGCAGGAGGGTGACAAGGTCGAATACGACGTCACCCAGGGGCCCAAGGGACCACAGGCAGAGCAAGTCCACCGCAGGTAG
- a CDS encoding aspartate/glutamate racemase family protein, with amino-acid sequence MDLHKRGLDLDDPASDTMKIVTEMCMEAVARDRCDSIVLGCAGMAPLGPALSRQVGAQVIDGVTAAVKHVESLVSLGPRTNKQGEYAAPHPKKYSGLLSEFTI; translated from the coding sequence GTGGATCTCCACAAGCGCGGCCTCGATCTCGATGATCCGGCCTCGGACACGATGAAGATCGTGACCGAGATGTGCATGGAGGCCGTGGCCCGGGACCGATGCGACTCCATCGTGCTCGGCTGCGCGGGCATGGCACCGCTGGGCCCAGCGCTCTCCCGGCAGGTCGGAGCGCAGGTGATCGATGGCGTTACTGCTGCCGTGAAGCACGTCGAGTCTCTGGTGTCCCTGGGCCCGCGGACCAACAAACAAGGGGAGTACGCCGCCCCGCACCCCAAGAAGTACTCCGGCCTGCTGAGCGAGTTCACGATCTGA
- a CDS encoding ABC transporter permease, producing MKSSANRSGLLRRFGLWLVFALVTSVLMAVSPTFRSSVNLENILEQNAVIGIVACGMAVMMISGGFDLSVGAVGATTSVVGAVVASRGHGALVTIGAGLVAGIAVGVANGILIAKIRINAFVATFAMASIVSGLLFVATGAESKQGVTPLLESAANARVAGIPVIFAVFMCCLLAVWFLLTRTKYGHYIYSVGGNAEASHLSGVPVQRVQIFAFAMGGLLAAGAGLLLLGQTMVGQPSAAADWPLEAIAICVVGGIALTGGVGRIEDVLAATLLLGVISNGLNQLNVSPYWKPAVTGLVILMAVVIDRYSRLHNGAGRGSRNSPTSAAPGAPTTTPLTPSAST from the coding sequence ATGAAGAGCAGTGCAAACAGAAGTGGTCTCCTGAGGCGCTTCGGTCTCTGGCTGGTGTTCGCACTCGTCACCAGCGTCCTGATGGCCGTGTCCCCGACGTTCCGCTCCTCGGTCAACCTGGAAAACATCCTGGAGCAGAACGCCGTTATCGGCATCGTCGCCTGCGGCATGGCTGTCATGATGATCTCCGGCGGCTTTGACCTGTCCGTCGGAGCCGTCGGAGCCACCACGTCGGTCGTAGGGGCAGTCGTCGCCAGTCGCGGCCACGGCGCCCTCGTGACCATCGGCGCCGGGCTCGTCGCGGGCATCGCAGTCGGTGTCGCCAACGGCATCCTGATCGCGAAGATCCGTATCAACGCCTTCGTCGCCACCTTCGCCATGGCCAGTATCGTCTCCGGCCTGCTGTTCGTCGCCACCGGCGCCGAGTCCAAGCAGGGCGTGACACCCCTGCTGGAAAGCGCCGCCAACGCACGGGTCGCCGGCATCCCGGTGATCTTCGCCGTCTTCATGTGTTGCCTGCTTGCGGTGTGGTTCCTGCTGACCCGCACCAAGTACGGGCACTACATCTACAGCGTCGGCGGCAACGCCGAGGCCAGCCACCTGTCGGGCGTCCCCGTACAGCGCGTGCAGATCTTCGCCTTCGCCATGGGCGGCCTGCTGGCCGCAGGCGCGGGCCTGCTGCTCCTCGGCCAGACGATGGTCGGGCAGCCCTCGGCCGCGGCCGACTGGCCCCTGGAGGCCATCGCCATCTGCGTGGTTGGTGGCATCGCCTTGACCGGCGGCGTCGGGCGCATCGAGGACGTCCTCGCCGCGACCCTCCTCCTCGGCGTCATCTCCAACGGCCTCAACCAGCTCAACGTCTCGCCCTACTGGAAGCCTGCCGTCACCGGACTGGTGATCCTCATGGCCGTCGTCATCGACCGCTACAGCAGGCTCCACAACGGCGCCGGGCGCGGCAGCAGGAACTCCCCGACCTCTGCCGCGCCCGGCGCGCCCACCACCACCCCACTGACCCCGTCGGCCTCGACCTGA
- a CDS encoding transporter substrate-binding domain-containing protein encodes MKIVTAAVTKDLAPNDALRASINLGNPVLAQGTPTAPTGVTVDIAREVGARLNVPVELVCFDAARKSYEAMTAGQADMCFLAVEPVREAEVAFTAPYVVIEGVFVVPHDSAFTTAADVDHAGVRIGVKRGSAYDLFLSRTLQHARVVRGEEGVDEFRAQGLEVAAGIRQPMTEFAATYPEVRLIEGRFMQIQQAVGTTKTRRPETVQFLRDLVEELKASGFVADALRRANQSDTLVAPLG; translated from the coding sequence ATGAAGATCGTAACTGCCGCCGTCACCAAGGATCTGGCGCCGAATGACGCGCTGCGGGCCTCAATCAATCTGGGTAATCCGGTACTGGCCCAGGGCACGCCGACGGCACCGACCGGCGTTACGGTCGACATTGCGCGTGAGGTCGGTGCGCGGCTGAACGTGCCCGTGGAACTCGTCTGCTTCGACGCGGCGCGAAAGTCGTACGAGGCGATGACGGCAGGCCAGGCCGACATGTGCTTCCTGGCCGTCGAACCCGTACGTGAGGCTGAGGTTGCCTTCACGGCACCGTACGTCGTGATCGAGGGTGTGTTCGTCGTACCCCACGACTCAGCCTTCACCACCGCCGCTGACGTCGACCATGCAGGCGTGCGTATTGGCGTGAAGCGTGGGTCTGCCTACGACCTTTTCCTCTCCCGCACCCTTCAGCACGCGCGCGTCGTGCGCGGAGAGGAAGGAGTCGACGAATTCCGCGCTCAGGGCCTGGAGGTTGCGGCCGGCATCAGGCAGCCCATGACCGAGTTCGCCGCGACGTATCCCGAAGTCCGGCTGATCGAGGGTCGGTTCATGCAGATACAGCAGGCGGTGGGCACGACCAAGACCCGGCGGCCCGAGACCGTCCAGTTCCTACGGGACCTCGTCGAGGAGCTCAAAGCCAGCGGATTCGTTGCCGACGCCCTTCGGCGCGCGAATCAATCCGACACCTTGGTCGCCCCACTCGGGTAG
- a CDS encoding Gfo/Idh/MocA family protein encodes MIKIGFLGCAHVHAATYCQELRLSQQGRPVAVFDHDRARADAFAAAHDLTVAPTPEGLCAMVDAVIITGEHVTYPEYVAVAATADVPVLCEKPLGTSAEAAKAILSSGAWLSVAFPVRYAPPVRQAKAAIENGSLGALVAMSGTNHAAFPGGFFGTRSESGGGALIDHVVHLADALRWLTGCEYRTVYAEAGRFSRVGDVEDAGQVVVTTTDGAWASIDPSWSRPVGMPGANDLVMTLWFENGRLSIDAFARHASLVDEDGAVTHLPYGRSMDAELLDDWLTAIRLGSAPPVPMDDGWKATQVALAALTSAQYGTVVDITDQEDRSA; translated from the coding sequence GTGATCAAGATCGGATTCCTCGGCTGCGCGCATGTGCATGCTGCCACCTACTGCCAAGAGCTGCGCCTTTCTCAACAGGGACGCCCCGTCGCCGTCTTCGACCACGACCGTGCCCGCGCGGACGCCTTCGCCGCCGCCCACGATCTGACCGTCGCCCCGACCCCCGAGGGCCTGTGCGCCATGGTCGACGCGGTCATCATCACCGGCGAGCATGTGACCTACCCCGAATACGTGGCCGTGGCCGCCACCGCCGATGTCCCCGTGCTCTGTGAGAAGCCCCTCGGCACTTCGGCCGAGGCCGCCAAGGCCATCCTGAGTTCGGGCGCCTGGCTTTCGGTGGCTTTTCCGGTGCGCTACGCCCCGCCCGTACGGCAGGCGAAGGCGGCGATCGAGAACGGATCGCTCGGTGCCCTCGTCGCCATGAGCGGAACCAATCACGCCGCCTTCCCCGGTGGATTCTTCGGCACCCGCAGCGAGTCGGGCGGCGGCGCCCTCATCGACCACGTGGTGCATCTGGCCGACGCTCTGCGCTGGCTGACCGGGTGTGAGTACCGGACCGTCTATGCGGAGGCCGGCAGATTCAGCCGGGTCGGTGACGTGGAGGACGCGGGGCAGGTCGTCGTCACAACAACTGACGGCGCCTGGGCGAGCATCGACCCGAGCTGGTCACGTCCGGTCGGCATGCCCGGGGCCAACGACCTGGTGATGACCCTGTGGTTCGAGAACGGCCGGCTCTCGATCGACGCCTTCGCACGCCATGCCTCGCTCGTCGACGAGGACGGCGCCGTCACCCACCTGCCGTACGGCCGAAGCATGGACGCAGAGCTTCTTGACGACTGGCTCACCGCGATCCGGCTTGGCTCGGCACCACCCGTCCCGATGGACGACGGCTGGAAGGCCACCCAGGTCGCGCTCGCCGCCCTGACATCTGCCCAGTACGGAACAGTCGTCGACATTACGGACCAGGAGGACAGGTCGGCATGA
- a CDS encoding BTAD domain-containing putative transcriptional regulator: MEPVAFGVLGPVVAESSGGTLALKGPRHRAVLARLIVARRRVVPVAHLVEDLWTVPPPGAVGAVQTFVAALRRALEPDRPPRAPAHLLVTEGPGYALRPEPDAVDAWRFEAAVGAAANLPAADALPRLEEALGLWRGPAYAEFTQEDWARGERSRLAELRLQAVERRAGTQLALGRAAEVVPDLDVHLADHPWREDAWRLLALALYRQGRQGDALGVLRRARAVLADQLGVDPGPQLRRLQADILNQEPCLDLPAEPTATAGRLWTRAAAAYDRTVATGARARLETTVSLIRNLAVTGGGGLEAARQHRVEAITAAEEFGDPELTARVIGAYDVPAIWTRSDDPELAQRIVAAAESALIALPGHSHEAARCRLLATIALEMRGTRTQRGPQAAHEAEEIARRLDDPALLAFTLNGAFMQSFIRAGLAPRRDEIGAELIALASRHGLVTYEVLGHLIRLQARSALGDFPAADGHAAAADRLAGRHELPLAGVFTQWYGALRQAASGRLSQAEAAYRSAAARLDGAGMPGLERGILPFALLCLRLAHKMPSGLESVEVDLQADWGPFRPWAEPFAMVAAGRHTEARAALRALPEPPRDLLYEACCCLEATVALEIGDQVVLERVYTRLLPAADELAGAGSGLVTLGPVEHYLADIATALRAPVRPTDGD, from the coding sequence ATGGAGCCGGTCGCATTCGGTGTGCTCGGGCCCGTGGTCGCCGAGAGCAGCGGTGGCACGCTCGCATTGAAGGGGCCGCGGCACCGGGCAGTGCTGGCGCGGCTGATCGTGGCCCGCCGACGTGTCGTCCCTGTCGCCCACCTGGTCGAGGACCTGTGGACAGTTCCCCCGCCGGGCGCCGTGGGCGCCGTACAGACCTTTGTCGCCGCGCTTCGCCGAGCCCTCGAACCGGACCGTCCGCCCCGGGCCCCTGCCCACCTGCTGGTCACCGAAGGACCGGGGTACGCGCTGCGCCCGGAGCCGGACGCCGTGGATGCCTGGCGCTTCGAGGCAGCCGTCGGCGCCGCCGCGAATCTGCCGGCCGCGGATGCGCTGCCGCGGCTGGAGGAAGCACTGGGGCTGTGGCGAGGTCCCGCCTACGCCGAGTTCACGCAGGAGGACTGGGCCCGCGGCGAGCGTTCCCGCCTCGCCGAGCTGCGGCTACAGGCGGTGGAGCGGCGAGCCGGGACGCAACTGGCCCTCGGCCGGGCCGCCGAGGTGGTGCCCGACCTGGACGTTCACCTTGCCGATCATCCCTGGCGCGAGGACGCCTGGCGGCTGCTGGCGCTGGCACTGTACCGGCAGGGCCGTCAGGGGGATGCTCTTGGCGTGCTGCGCAGGGCCCGGGCGGTCCTGGCCGACCAGCTGGGCGTGGACCCCGGCCCGCAGCTGCGCCGCTTGCAGGCGGACATCCTCAACCAGGAGCCGTGCCTTGATCTTCCGGCTGAGCCGACGGCGACGGCGGGCCGACTGTGGACGCGGGCGGCGGCAGCCTACGACCGCACGGTCGCCACCGGTGCCCGCGCCCGCCTCGAGACGACGGTGAGCCTGATCCGGAACCTCGCAGTGACCGGGGGCGGTGGCCTGGAGGCGGCCCGACAGCACCGCGTGGAGGCCATCACGGCAGCGGAGGAGTTCGGCGACCCGGAACTGACCGCCCGGGTGATCGGTGCCTACGACGTCCCCGCGATCTGGACCCGTAGCGACGATCCGGAGCTGGCCCAGCGGATTGTCGCGGCCGCCGAGAGCGCCCTCATCGCCCTGCCGGGCCACTCGCACGAGGCGGCGCGCTGCCGCCTGCTGGCCACGATCGCACTGGAGATGCGCGGCACCCGGACACAACGCGGCCCCCAAGCCGCCCACGAGGCGGAAGAGATCGCCCGTCGTCTCGACGATCCCGCGCTGCTGGCGTTCACCCTGAACGGGGCGTTCATGCAGTCCTTCATCCGGGCGGGCCTCGCCCCGCGACGGGATGAGATCGGCGCGGAGTTGATCGCGCTGGCCTCCCGGCACGGACTGGTGACCTACGAGGTACTCGGCCACCTCATCCGGCTTCAGGCACGCAGCGCGCTCGGCGACTTCCCGGCGGCGGACGGGCATGCCGCCGCCGCGGACCGCCTGGCCGGGCGCCACGAACTGCCGTTGGCGGGCGTGTTCACCCAGTGGTACGGGGCGCTGCGGCAGGCCGCGTCCGGGCGGCTGTCGCAGGCTGAGGCCGCCTACCGGAGTGCCGCCGCACGGCTGGACGGTGCTGGTATGCCGGGCCTGGAGCGCGGCATTCTGCCGTTCGCGCTGCTGTGCCTGCGACTGGCGCACAAGATGCCGTCCGGGCTGGAGTCGGTCGAGGTGGACCTACAGGCGGACTGGGGCCCTTTCCGTCCCTGGGCCGAGCCGTTCGCCATGGTGGCAGCCGGTCGCCATACCGAGGCGCGGGCGGCATTGCGCGCGCTGCCGGAGCCGCCACGGGACTTGCTGTACGAGGCGTGCTGCTGTCTGGAGGCCACTGTCGCACTGGAAATCGGTGACCAGGTCGTGCTGGAGCGGGTCTACACCCGCCTGCTGCCGGCCGCCGACGAGCTCGCGGGTGCGGGCAGCGGCCTGGTCACCCTCGGCCCTGTCGAGCACTACCTCGCCGACATCGCCACCGCGCTGCGTGCTCCGGTACGGCCGACCGACGGCGACTGA
- a CDS encoding alpha/beta fold hydrolase — MRAVGRHTVREGRFWHRRAELVYDDAGEGPVAVYAHGGFVSQATEDRMGLFDWAPVLDAGQRLVRYDARAHGRSTGDPVDTDYTYPSLADDLLALLDRLGAAEPLVAVGASMGCGTVLHAAIQAPDRFSRLALLIPPTAWTTRKAHSRDNRESADTIEREGVDAWLAAKGKQPRPAVVADVPEFPPTPAERVLPSVLRGLALSDLPSPTAIAALRQPSLILAWVDDPGHPLSTAETLAQLLPHADLHVSRTRADIRTWGDRIAEYLTRTRP; from the coding sequence ATGAGGGCAGTGGGCAGGCACACGGTCAGGGAAGGCCGCTTCTGGCATCGCCGGGCCGAGCTGGTCTACGACGACGCAGGTGAGGGTCCTGTCGCTGTGTACGCGCACGGCGGGTTCGTCAGTCAGGCCACCGAGGACAGGATGGGCCTGTTCGACTGGGCGCCGGTCCTGGACGCGGGGCAGCGCCTGGTCCGCTATGACGCCCGGGCGCACGGCCGATCCACCGGCGACCCCGTGGACACGGACTACACCTATCCCTCGCTCGCCGACGATCTGCTGGCCCTGCTCGATCGACTGGGCGCTGCCGAGCCCCTCGTCGCCGTGGGCGCGTCGATGGGATGCGGCACCGTGCTGCACGCCGCCATCCAGGCGCCCGACCGGTTCTCCCGACTGGCCCTGCTCATCCCACCCACGGCTTGGACGACGCGGAAAGCGCATTCGCGGGACAACCGGGAATCCGCCGACACCATCGAACGAGAGGGAGTGGACGCTTGGCTCGCCGCCAAGGGGAAACAGCCTCGCCCCGCAGTCGTAGCCGACGTTCCCGAGTTCCCGCCGACGCCCGCCGAGCGGGTACTGCCGTCCGTCCTGCGCGGCCTGGCGCTGTCCGACCTGCCCTCCCCCACGGCAATCGCCGCGCTGCGCCAGCCGAGCTTGATCCTGGCCTGGGTGGATGACCCGGGCCACCCCCTGTCGACCGCGGAAACGTTGGCCCAGCTGCTGCCGCACGCCGACCTGCATGTGTCCCGAACGCGCGCCGACATCCGTACATGGGGGGACCGCATTGCGGAGTACCTGACCCGGACCCGGCCATGA
- a CDS encoding ArsR/SmtB family transcription factor: protein MRPSSLLLSLVGESRALPDFLTPRPTAFAPTVEEQLAVVRETPLDLVRRDMLATHTQRGQLPEVLHEVTAPGDTPVRRLLDAVCELLQRYWDLAFRSMWPQMRLVLEADITYRARQLATGGARLLFSDMHPNLQWQDGVLHIDKMIGRHRVAASGRGLLLVPSLFAYKPVPPLSPEEPPMLAYPSRGIATLWAEAPVVDATALTSLLGAPRARLLGMLGDSLSTVEIARRLKVTPSAVSQHLQVLYATGLVARARDGRGVLYRRSPLGDQLTG from the coding sequence GTGAGGCCGAGTAGCCTGCTGCTGTCGCTGGTGGGGGAGAGCCGTGCGCTCCCCGACTTCCTGACACCGCGGCCGACGGCCTTCGCTCCGACCGTTGAAGAACAGCTGGCCGTCGTACGCGAAACGCCCCTGGATCTCGTACGCCGCGACATGCTGGCGACGCATACACAAAGAGGCCAACTTCCTGAGGTCCTCCATGAGGTCACCGCTCCCGGTGACACGCCTGTCCGCAGGCTGCTGGACGCGGTCTGTGAGCTTCTGCAGCGCTACTGGGACCTGGCCTTCAGGTCGATGTGGCCGCAGATGCGGCTCGTGCTGGAAGCCGACATCACCTACCGCGCACGGCAGTTGGCCACGGGAGGTGCACGCCTGCTCTTCTCCGACATGCACCCGAATCTGCAATGGCAGGACGGGGTGCTGCACATCGACAAGATGATCGGCAGGCACCGTGTGGCTGCGTCCGGACGGGGACTGCTGCTGGTCCCGTCCCTGTTTGCCTACAAGCCCGTCCCCCCGCTCAGCCCGGAGGAACCGCCGATGCTGGCCTACCCCAGCCGAGGAATTGCGACTCTTTGGGCAGAGGCGCCGGTGGTTGACGCGACGGCTCTCACGTCGCTTCTCGGCGCGCCCCGGGCGAGGCTGCTCGGCATGCTCGGCGACTCGCTGTCCACGGTCGAGATCGCCCGTCGCCTCAAAGTGACCCCGAGCGCCGTCTCGCAGCATCTGCAAGTGCTCTACGCGACGGGTCTCGTGGCCCGGGCCCGCGACGGGCGGGGCGTGCTGTACCGCCGCAGTCCGCTCGGCGACCAGCTGACCGGCTAG
- a CDS encoding chlorophyllase, with translation MLLSHGQSYSNNLSSLNGYAPLANFWAAHGFVVIQPTHLSSRTLSLDPDTPGAPLYWRSRAEDMKRILDQLDVIEAAVPQLLGRLDRSKVAVAGHSMGGHTASLLLGARLIDPLDGTEVNLVESRIKAGVLLAAPGRGGDALSEFAAENLSFFLTTDFSEMTTPALVVAGDKDDSAHLTVRGPDWHADPYFLSPGPKSLFTLFDAEHGLGGVSGYDVAETTDENPERVSAVQWLTWAYLRTELYPGDSAWQAARDALTAGPNPLGRVESK, from the coding sequence ATCCTCCTCTCGCACGGTCAGAGCTACTCGAACAACCTCTCCTCGCTGAACGGCTACGCCCCCCTCGCCAACTTCTGGGCGGCGCACGGCTTTGTCGTGATCCAGCCCACCCATCTGAGCTCGAGGACGCTGAGCCTGGATCCCGATACCCCCGGGGCGCCTCTGTACTGGCGATCACGGGCCGAGGACATGAAGCGCATCCTCGACCAGCTCGACGTGATCGAGGCCGCCGTCCCGCAGCTCCTCGGGCGCCTGGACCGAAGCAAGGTCGCCGTAGCCGGGCACTCGATGGGCGGGCACACCGCGAGCCTGCTGCTGGGCGCCCGGCTCATCGATCCGCTCGACGGAACGGAAGTGAACCTGGTCGAGTCCCGGATCAAGGCGGGTGTACTGCTTGCCGCGCCCGGCAGAGGCGGCGATGCCCTCAGCGAATTCGCGGCCGAGAATCTTTCTTTCTTCTTGACCACGGACTTCTCCGAGATGACGACGCCCGCGCTCGTGGTCGCCGGCGATAAGGACGACTCTGCCCACCTGACGGTTCGTGGCCCGGACTGGCACGCCGATCCGTACTTCCTCTCCCCGGGCCCCAAGTCCCTGTTCACCCTGTTTGACGCAGAGCACGGGCTCGGCGGGGTCTCTGGATATGACGTCGCCGAGACTACGGACGAGAACCCCGAGCGAGTGTCTGCGGTCCAGTGGCTCACCTGGGCCTACCTCCGCACCGAGCTCTACCCCGGGGATTCCGCTTGGCAGGCGGCGCGTGACGCGCTGACGGCCGGACCCAATCCGCTCGGACGGGTCGAATCCAAGTAA